The following coding sequences lie in one Saccharopolyspora hordei genomic window:
- a CDS encoding iron dependent repressor, metal binding and dimerization domain protein, which produces MNDLIDTTEMYLRTIYDLEEEGVVPLRARIAERLEQSGPTVSQTVARMERDGLLTVAEDRHLELTKAGRARAISVMRKHRLAERLLVDVIGLEWEHVHNEACRWEHVMSEAVERKLVKLLGKPTTSPYGNPIPGLDELGVDHAEAPTDGDLQRVDEIARNGGGRAVIRRIAEHVQLDPDLMCELKEVGVVPGNEVEVMSVVGSNKPIEVRGQNGSTELSSSIAHAVMVHAK; this is translated from the coding sequence GTGAACGATCTCATCGATACCACTGAGATGTACCTCCGCACCATCTACGACCTCGAAGAAGAGGGCGTTGTTCCACTCCGTGCCCGGATCGCCGAACGATTGGAGCAGAGCGGCCCCACCGTGAGCCAGACGGTCGCCCGCATGGAGCGCGACGGACTGCTGACCGTCGCCGAAGACCGGCACCTCGAGCTCACCAAGGCCGGTCGCGCCCGTGCCATCAGCGTGATGCGCAAGCACCGCCTCGCCGAACGGCTCCTCGTCGACGTGATCGGTCTCGAGTGGGAGCACGTGCACAACGAAGCCTGTCGTTGGGAGCACGTGATGAGCGAGGCGGTGGAGCGCAAGCTCGTCAAGCTGCTCGGCAAGCCCACCACGTCGCCCTACGGCAACCCGATCCCCGGCCTCGACGAGCTCGGCGTGGACCACGCCGAGGCACCGACCGACGGTGACCTGCAGCGCGTCGACGAGATCGCTCGCAACGGTGGTGGCCGGGCGGTCATCCGCCGCATCGCCGAGCACGTCCAGCTCGACCCCGACCTGATGTGCGAGCTCAAGGAGGTCGGCGTCGTGCCGGGCAACGAGGTGGAGGTCATGTCGGTCGTCGGCTCGAACAAGCCGATCGAGGTGCGGGGCCAGAACGGCAGCACCGAGCTGTCTTCCAGCATCGCGCACGCGGTCATGGTGCACGCCAAGTGA
- the galK gene encoding galactokinase, translating into MTSAERAATLFAEQYGGAADVVWSAPGRVNLIGEHTDYNDGFVLPFALPHRTAVALRRRTDRRLSMATFGSDGRLHRSPEMALDDLRPGSPTGWAAHPAGVAWALRETGLPLTGADLMIVGNVPTGAGLSSSHALECATALALLDSVGSAPGQPGAPGLDEIARLVQRAENDFVGAPTGLLDQTASLSCTEAHVLFFDVRTGDAEQVPFDPRNAGLEVLVIDTRVKHSHSESGYGERRRGCERAAELLGRKSLRDVTASELPAVLPQLPEELRPLVRHVVTENDRVLATVDELRAGRYAEIGPVLTASHTSLRDDYRVSCPELDLAVDTALAAGALGSRMIGGGFGGSAIALVPTADRPAIEQAVLDAFARADLTAPRLFTAVPSAGAGRDR; encoded by the coding sequence GTGACCTCGGCCGAGCGCGCGGCGACGCTGTTCGCCGAACAGTACGGCGGCGCTGCCGACGTGGTCTGGTCCGCTCCGGGCCGGGTGAACCTCATCGGGGAGCACACCGACTACAACGACGGGTTCGTGCTCCCCTTCGCCCTGCCGCACCGGACCGCCGTCGCCCTCCGGCGGCGCACCGACCGTCGGTTGTCCATGGCGACCTTCGGCAGTGACGGGCGCCTGCACCGCAGCCCCGAGATGGCCCTCGACGACCTCCGCCCCGGCTCCCCCACCGGCTGGGCCGCTCACCCGGCCGGGGTCGCCTGGGCCCTGCGCGAGACCGGCCTGCCCCTCACCGGGGCGGACCTGATGATCGTCGGGAACGTGCCGACCGGCGCCGGGCTGTCCTCCTCGCACGCCCTGGAGTGCGCGACGGCGTTGGCGCTGCTCGACAGCGTGGGCTCCGCGCCGGGGCAGCCGGGCGCGCCGGGCCTCGACGAGATCGCGCGCCTGGTGCAGCGGGCGGAGAACGACTTCGTCGGCGCGCCGACGGGACTGCTCGACCAGACCGCCTCGCTGTCCTGCACCGAGGCGCACGTCCTGTTCTTCGACGTGCGCACCGGCGACGCCGAGCAGGTCCCGTTCGACCCGCGCAACGCCGGGCTGGAAGTGCTCGTGATCGACACCCGCGTGAAGCACTCGCACAGCGAGTCCGGTTACGGAGAACGCCGCCGGGGCTGCGAGCGCGCAGCGGAGCTGCTGGGGCGCAAGTCGTTGCGCGACGTGACCGCCTCGGAACTGCCTGCGGTCCTTCCGCAGCTGCCGGAGGAGCTGCGACCACTGGTGCGGCACGTCGTCACCGAGAACGACCGGGTGCTGGCCACAGTGGACGAGCTCCGCGCGGGGCGGTACGCCGAGATCGGCCCGGTGCTGACCGCCTCGCACACCAGCCTGCGCGACGACTACCGGGTCTCCTGCCCCGAGCTGGACCTCGCCGTCGACACCGCGCTCGCCGCGGGCGCGCTGGGATCTCGCATGATCGGCGGCGGATTCGGCGGTTCCGCCATCGCCCTGGTGCCCACCGCCGACCGGCCGGCGATCGAGCAGGCCGTGCTGGACGCCTTCGCCCGGGCGGACCTGACCGCGCCCCGGCTCTTCACAGCGGTACCCTCCGCCGGGGCGGGCCGGGACCGGTGA
- the galE gene encoding UDP-glucose 4-epimerase GalE, with translation MKLLVTGGAGYVGSVCAARLVEAGHEVVVVDDLSTGHADAVPDGCTFVEADIAAAASELLADPFDGVLHFAAKSLVGESMEDPQKYWHGNVVTSLRLLDAMREHGTPRLVFSSTAATYGEPEVTPITEDTATRPTNTYGATKLAIDHAITSYANAHGIGAVSLRYFNVAGAHGAFGERHTVETHLIPIVLQVALGQREQVQIYGEDWPTSDGTCVRDYIHVTDLADAHLLALDKAVAGQHRIYNLGNGTGFSVKQVIDTCRAVTGHPIPAAVAPRRAGDPATLVASSQRARDELGWQPQRADLEVIVRDAWEFTRERHGA, from the coding sequence TTGAAGCTCCTCGTCACAGGTGGCGCAGGCTACGTCGGAAGCGTGTGCGCCGCGCGCTTGGTGGAGGCCGGTCACGAGGTCGTCGTGGTCGACGACCTGTCCACCGGGCACGCCGACGCGGTCCCGGACGGATGCACGTTCGTCGAGGCCGACATCGCTGCGGCGGCGAGCGAGCTGCTCGCGGACCCGTTCGACGGTGTGCTGCACTTCGCGGCCAAGTCGCTGGTCGGCGAATCCATGGAGGACCCGCAGAAGTACTGGCACGGCAACGTGGTCACCTCGCTGCGGCTGCTGGACGCCATGCGGGAGCACGGCACGCCCCGGCTGGTGTTCTCCTCCACCGCGGCGACCTACGGCGAGCCGGAGGTCACTCCGATCACCGAGGACACCGCGACGCGACCGACGAACACCTACGGCGCGACGAAGCTGGCCATCGATCACGCGATCACCTCCTACGCGAACGCCCACGGCATCGGTGCCGTGAGCCTGCGGTACTTCAACGTGGCCGGTGCGCACGGCGCCTTCGGCGAGCGGCACACCGTCGAGACGCACCTCATCCCGATCGTTCTGCAGGTCGCCCTGGGCCAGCGGGAGCAGGTGCAGATCTACGGCGAGGACTGGCCCACCAGCGACGGCACCTGCGTCCGGGACTACATCCACGTCACGGACCTGGCCGACGCCCACCTGCTCGCCCTGGACAAGGCCGTCGCCGGCCAGCACCGGATCTACAACCTCGGCAACGGCACCGGGTTCTCGGTCAAGCAGGTGATCGACACCTGCCGTGCGGTGACCGGTCACCCGATCCCCGCCGCGGTGGCGCCGCGCCGCGCCGGCGACCCGGCGACGCTGGTGGCATCGAGCCAGCGCGCGCGGGACGAGCTGGGGTGGCAGCCGCAGCGGGCCGACCTCGAGGTCATCGTTCGGGACGCGTGGGAGTTCACCCGCGAGCGCCACGGCGCCTGA
- a CDS encoding DUF4192 domain-containing protein has protein sequence MATRLNTTVSLTDPADVLAAVPHMLGFHPTDSLVVLTLHDVASTPKFGVTLRTDLPCSMKLCGFGERLLSGPLSRQRVEGVVLVVVGTEPHAEACDDNCAGACRRPLLNGPDADGAGTGPPHADLIDVLRDSFERAGIVLVHALWAPEIQAAAPWQCYSEPECSGEIPDPKSSPVAAALAATGAVTFGSRDELRALVAPESPEAVARWSAKLDVLAEERMDTDDPHRVARDVQLVLAAVQRAANGSALTEDDQLRVLLAVSDTRVRDIALSTALGETAGAAEELWLTLVRRAPAAELPEVAALLAFSAYVRGEGALCNAALERIEQTQPDHHLGTLLRQAVDTGLPPTDLAVIARDAAEDARIVLAEDGAW, from the coding sequence ATGGCAACGCGACTCAACACCACCGTCTCGCTGACCGACCCCGCCGACGTGCTGGCCGCCGTGCCGCACATGCTCGGGTTCCACCCGACCGACTCGCTCGTGGTGCTCACGCTCCACGACGTCGCGTCCACCCCGAAGTTCGGCGTCACCCTGCGCACGGACCTGCCCTGCTCGATGAAGCTGTGCGGGTTCGGCGAGCGGCTGCTGTCCGGGCCCCTCAGTCGGCAACGGGTCGAAGGCGTGGTCCTCGTCGTGGTCGGCACCGAGCCGCACGCGGAGGCCTGTGACGACAACTGCGCCGGTGCCTGTCGGCGCCCCCTGCTCAACGGACCCGACGCGGACGGGGCCGGCACCGGTCCGCCGCACGCCGACCTCATCGACGTGCTGCGCGACTCCTTCGAGCGAGCCGGGATCGTGTTGGTGCACGCCCTGTGGGCACCGGAGATCCAGGCCGCCGCGCCCTGGCAGTGCTACTCCGAACCCGAGTGCTCCGGGGAGATCCCCGACCCGAAGTCCTCACCCGTCGCGGCCGCGCTGGCCGCGACGGGGGCGGTGACCTTCGGCAGCCGCGACGAGCTGCGCGCCCTGGTGGCGCCGGAGTCGCCCGAGGCCGTCGCGCGCTGGTCGGCCAAGCTCGACGTCCTGGCCGAGGAGCGGATGGACACCGACGACCCGCACCGGGTGGCGCGCGACGTGCAGCTGGTGCTCGCCGCCGTCCAGCGCGCGGCCAACGGGTCCGCGCTCACCGAGGACGACCAGCTGCGGGTGCTGCTGGCGGTGTCCGACACGCGCGTGCGCGACATCGCCCTGAGCACCGCGCTGGGCGAGACGGCCGGGGCGGCCGAGGAGCTCTGGCTCACCCTGGTCCGCCGCGCCCCCGCCGCGGAATTGCCGGAGGTCGCCGCGCTGCTGGCGTTCTCCGCCTACGTGCGAGGCGAGGGTGCGTTGTGCAACGCCGCGCTGGAGCGGATCGAGCAGACCCAGCCGGACCACCACCTGGGCACCCTGCTGCGGCAGGCCGTCGACACCGGCCTGCCGCCCACCGACCTCGCCGTCATCGCCCGGGACGCCGCCGAGGACGCCCGGATCGTGCTCGCCGAGGACGGTGCCTGGTGA
- a CDS encoding Xaa-Pro dipeptidyl-peptidase, with amino-acid sequence MRRFRTVLLAAVCVLPLSGVPAAAQPPQGPVFEDGEAQPVFDPAQAVREDLFVTAPVDSDHDGQRDRVHVQVVRPAETEQGLRVPVVYQASPYYSGGNDVPNHNVDTELYVPERPGHRSLRTTVGDQRVAAAVDIEWAYEEYLLSRGYAVVYAESLGTGESTGCPTTGAENETIGAKAVVDWLNSRAPGHDAGGAPAVADWSTGKVGMIGVSYNGTLPNAVASTGVEGLEAIVPIGAISNWYDYYRSDGAVVAPGGYQGEDADVLAKYVHTRADREPCRAVIDQLTAEQDRVTGDYSPFWDERNYLDDVDRVRAAVLAVHGLNDWNVKTRQAAQWYEALRENGVPHKIWWHQSGHTDLITLREQEWLRELNRWFTRYLYQVPNGVEDEPRATVQRENGSWVEEPEWPAPEAEDVVLRPTPGGADRGGLTTARTPGRVVESLQDDATRTAEDLAAAPSSPNRLAYVTEPLAEQVRVSGTVRAELALAFDRPAANVTALLVDQAPDGAVSVVTRGWTDPQNRHAIDRTSPIEPGTTYRVQVTMQPDDYVFAPGHRLGVVVLSSDHDFTLRPKPGTGLSMDLARTSITLPVVGSIG; translated from the coding sequence ATGCGGCGCTTTCGAACGGTTCTGCTGGCTGCGGTGTGCGTCCTGCCGCTGAGCGGAGTGCCCGCGGCGGCGCAACCGCCGCAGGGCCCGGTCTTCGAGGACGGCGAGGCGCAACCGGTGTTCGACCCGGCCCAGGCGGTGCGCGAGGACCTGTTCGTGACCGCGCCGGTCGACAGCGACCACGACGGGCAGCGCGACCGGGTGCACGTCCAGGTGGTGCGACCGGCGGAGACCGAGCAGGGCCTGCGGGTTCCGGTCGTCTACCAGGCCAGTCCCTACTACTCCGGTGGCAACGACGTGCCGAACCACAACGTCGACACCGAGCTCTACGTGCCCGAGCGTCCGGGGCACCGGTCGCTGCGCACCACGGTGGGGGACCAGCGCGTGGCAGCGGCCGTGGACATCGAGTGGGCCTACGAGGAGTACCTGCTGTCCCGGGGGTACGCCGTGGTGTACGCGGAATCCCTGGGCACCGGGGAGTCCACCGGGTGCCCGACCACCGGGGCGGAGAACGAGACGATCGGCGCGAAGGCGGTCGTCGACTGGCTGAACTCGCGAGCTCCGGGTCACGACGCCGGCGGCGCTCCCGCGGTGGCCGACTGGTCGACGGGCAAGGTCGGCATGATCGGCGTGTCCTACAACGGCACCCTGCCCAACGCGGTGGCCAGCACCGGTGTCGAGGGGCTGGAGGCGATCGTGCCGATCGGGGCGATCTCCAACTGGTACGACTACTACCGCAGCGACGGGGCCGTGGTCGCGCCCGGCGGTTACCAGGGCGAGGACGCCGACGTGCTGGCGAAGTACGTGCACACCCGGGCGGACCGCGAACCGTGCCGCGCGGTGATCGACCAGCTCACCGCCGAGCAGGACCGGGTCACCGGCGATTACAGCCCGTTCTGGGACGAGCGCAACTACCTCGATGACGTGGACCGGGTGCGGGCGGCGGTGCTGGCCGTGCACGGCCTCAACGACTGGAACGTCAAGACCAGGCAGGCCGCGCAGTGGTACGAGGCGCTGCGCGAGAACGGCGTGCCGCACAAGATCTGGTGGCACCAGTCGGGCCACACCGACCTGATCACGCTCCGCGAGCAGGAGTGGCTGCGTGAGCTGAACCGCTGGTTCACCCGGTACCTGTACCAGGTGCCGAACGGGGTCGAGGACGAGCCGCGCGCCACCGTCCAGCGCGAGAACGGCAGCTGGGTCGAGGAACCGGAGTGGCCGGCACCGGAGGCCGAGGACGTGGTCCTGCGGCCGACTCCCGGCGGTGCCGACCGGGGCGGCCTGACCACGGCGCGGACGCCCGGCCGGGTCGTCGAATCGCTGCAGGACGACGCGACCCGGACGGCCGAGGACCTGGCGGCGGCCCCGAGCTCGCCGAACCGCCTGGCCTACGTCACCGAACCGCTGGCGGAGCAGGTCCGGGTCAGCGGAACGGTGCGCGCGGAGCTCGCGCTGGCCTTCGACCGCCCGGCGGCCAACGTGACCGCGCTGCTGGTGGACCAGGCGCCGGACGGCGCGGTGTCCGTGGTGACGCGGGGGTGGACCGATCCGCAGAACCGGCACGCGATCGACCGGACCTCGCCGATCGAGCCGGGCACGACGTACCGGGTCCAGGTGACCATGCAGCCGGACGACTACGTGTTCGCGCCCGGGCACCGGCTCGGCGTCGTCGTGCTCTCCAGCGACCACGACTTCACGCTGCGCCCGAAGCCGGGGACGGGGCTGTCGATGGACCTGGCCCGGACCTCGATCACGTTGCCGGTGGTCGGGTCGATCGGGTAG
- a CDS encoding aminotransferase class I/II-fold pyridoxal phosphate-dependent enzyme → MEELTAQRDRASQEHATLVARGLKLDLTRGKPSPRQLDLTNDLVQVDGPLTSADGTDLRNYGGLQGLRELREIFSGELQVPVEQLLAAGNSSLELMHDALVFAQLGTVPGGERRWVDEPEVKFLCPVPGYDRHFALCERFGITMVQVPMTPDGPDMDVVERLVAEDPAVKGIWCVPKYSNPDGTVYSDETVRRLAAMRTAAPDFRIFWDNAYAVHHLTDEPAEIADLLALCAEHGNPDRAFVFGSTSKITFAGGGVAFFGSSPANVEWWLSCTSKRHIGPDKINQLRHVRFLRDADGLREHMRQHAALIRPKFEAVDKILTEELGGTGLASWTKPAGGYFISLRVLDGCARAVVAKAKEAGIALTPAGATHPYGDDPTDSVIRIAPTFPEQAELEEAIKGLATCVRLVCTEKLLADRQN, encoded by the coding sequence ATCGAAGAGCTGACCGCCCAGCGCGATCGCGCCAGCCAGGAGCACGCGACCCTGGTCGCGCGCGGCCTGAAGCTGGACCTCACCCGGGGCAAGCCCTCGCCGCGCCAGCTCGACCTCACCAACGACCTGGTGCAGGTCGACGGCCCGCTGACCTCCGCCGACGGCACCGACCTGCGCAACTACGGCGGGCTGCAGGGCCTGCGCGAGCTGCGTGAGATCTTCAGCGGTGAGCTGCAGGTGCCGGTCGAGCAACTGCTCGCCGCGGGCAACTCCAGCCTCGAGCTCATGCACGACGCCCTGGTCTTCGCGCAGCTCGGCACCGTCCCCGGCGGTGAGCGCCGCTGGGTCGACGAGCCCGAGGTCAAGTTCCTGTGCCCGGTCCCCGGCTACGACCGGCACTTCGCGTTGTGCGAGCGGTTCGGCATCACGATGGTCCAGGTCCCGATGACGCCGGACGGCCCGGACATGGACGTCGTCGAGCGCCTCGTCGCCGAGGACCCGGCGGTCAAGGGCATCTGGTGCGTGCCCAAGTACAGCAACCCGGACGGCACCGTCTACTCCGACGAGACCGTGCGCCGCCTGGCGGCCATGCGCACCGCGGCCCCGGACTTCCGCATCTTCTGGGACAACGCCTACGCGGTGCACCACCTCACCGACGAGCCCGCGGAGATCGCGGACCTGCTCGCGCTGTGCGCCGAGCACGGCAACCCCGACCGGGCGTTCGTCTTCGGGTCCACCTCGAAGATCACCTTCGCCGGTGGCGGCGTCGCCTTCTTTGGCTCCTCCCCGGCCAACGTCGAGTGGTGGCTGAGCTGCACCTCCAAGCGCCACATCGGCCCGGACAAGATCAACCAGTTGCGGCACGTCCGGTTCCTGCGCGACGCCGACGGCCTGCGTGAGCACATGCGGCAGCACGCGGCGCTGATCCGCCCCAAGTTCGAGGCCGTCGACAAGATCCTCACCGAGGAGCTGGGCGGCACGGGCCTCGCCTCCTGGACCAAGCCGGCCGGTGGCTACTTCATCAGCCTGCGGGTCCTCGACGGCTGCGCCCGCGCGGTGGTGGCCAAGGCCAAGGAGGCGGGCATCGCCCTCACCCCGGCCGGTGCGACCCACCCCTACGGCGACGACCCCACCGACAGCGTGATCCGCATCGCGCCGACCTTCCCGGAGCAGGCCGAGCTGGAGGAGGCCATCAAGGGCTTGGCCACCTGCGTCCGCCTCGTCTGCACGGAGAAGCTCCTCGCCGACCGCCAGAACTGA